In the genome of Luteitalea pratensis, the window CAACAACTCGTCGTGGGGACTCTGTTTCAGCACGTACCCGGAAACGCCCGCGCGCAGGAGCTCCTGGAGATAGGTCTGATCGGCGTGGCGAGTGAGGACGACCACCTTCACTGCAGGGCGGCTTTCGCGCAACGCACGCGCGGCGAAAAGACCGCTGGTTCCCGGCATCGACAAGTCCATGATGACGACATCGACGCCGTCACGTTGCGCGCAACGTATGGCATCGTCGCCGTTGCTGGCTTCGCCGACGACCGCCAAATCGGGTTGACTGTCAATCAACAGGCGCAGACCCGCGCGAACCGTCGCGTGATCCTCGACCAACACAATGCGCAACGGTTGGTTCACGGAAGCCCTCCTGACTCTTCCAGTCTGGGTCGTTTCGCCACGAAGATCAAACTGTACTGGCACAGCTACATGGCTGAGATACGACAGTGATATCAGACGATCTTGCCTCTACCGTCGACGCCGGCATGGCCGCCGCGTTCACGACCAACGCGGACGGTCGGATCGATTCCTGGAGCCACGAGGCTGCGGCGCTGTTTGACGAGTCGGTCGAAGACGCCATCGGTCGTCACCTGAGCACGCTGTTTGCCCTCGACACCTCTTCGAAGAATTGCAGCAGTGACACAGGAAGTGGTGGCGCGCCCCTTCGATGGTTTGCACGGCGGAATGGCACGCGGTTCGAAGGAAGGTATCGCACCCTCGAACTGAGAGACACGACCTCGGTCGTGGGTCACGTTCACCTGGTGGACGCTCGCCCGCATGCGGACACGCGAGACTCGGTCGCGGACAGCGACCAGCTCAAGTACTCGGAAGAAGCGCGCCTCGGCCTGCTGCGGCGCCTGGTCATTGCTCAGGAGGCGGAACGACGGCGGATCGCGCGAGACCTCCACGACCACCTTGGTCAGCAGCTCACCTCCTTACGCCTGCAAATCGAAGCACTACGCCATGCCACAACCGCTCTGCCCACCGCGCAAGCAATGCTCACCCAGGCTGATGCATTGCTCTCGCACCTCGATCGCGACATCGACTTCCTGTCGTGGGAACTGCGGCCCGCCGCGCTTGATGATCTCGGATTGAAGGCGGTCCTGGAAAATTACGTCAGCGAGTGGGCGCGACATGCAGATGTTCCAGCGCGATTCCACGCCGAAGGCGTGGCCGAAGACCGCATCGCCCCGGAGATCGAGGCCACGCTCTATCGGATCGCGCAGGAAGCGCTCAACAATGTCGCGAAACACGCGCACGCTCGTTCCGTCGGGGTCGTTCTCGAACAGCGAGGCTCGACGATGTCGTTGCTCGTGGAAGACGACGGCATCGGCTGCGAGGCTTCGGCGGCCTCGAGCACGATGATTGGCCTTCTCAGTATGCGCGAGCGCGCAACCGTCGTGGGTGGCACACTGGACATCGAGCCTACCGCAGGCGGCGGCACGACCATTCTTGCCCGCGTACCGCTTCGCTTGACCGACAGCGATCCGTTTGACATCACATCGACGCCGTTGCCGTCGTGCGGTGATTCCACCGAATTCGAACACGGTGGGCTACGGGGAAGCCTGCTGGCACCGCGATCGGTTGACCGCCTTCAGGAATTGCAACGAGCGGTGGCCGCCCGCGACGAGTTCATCGCCACTGTGGCGCACGAACTGCGCAATCCGATCGCGCCCCTGATGTTTCAGGTGCGGTTGTCGATCGACCGTGCTGAGCAGATGGACCGAGCCGGTGAGTCGGTTTCGGCTGACTGGGCGCGCCAGCAACTGCGACGAATCGAGCAGCGCCTCCACCGTCTGCTCGAGACGCTCGATCGTCTCCTCGACGTCTCCCGACTCTCCAGCGGGCGCATCGATCTGGAACCCGACAACGTCGACTTGGTGGAATGTGTTCGCGACGTTCTCGCATCCTTCGAGGCCGAATGCGCCGTCGCCCGTTGCGAAATCAGGGCGATCATGCCGGCCACCGTGACCGGATGGTGGGACCGCTTGCGCCTGGATCAGATCTGCCGAAATCTGGTGTCCAATGCGATTCGCTTCGGCGCGGGTCGTGCCATCCATGTCACCGTGGACGCCGATGAGGACACCGCGATTCTGACCGTCCGAGATCATGGGATCGGAATCCCGCAAGACAAGCAAGACGTGATCTTTGAACGGTTCGAGCGCGGCCCGGACGCGAGGCGCAGTGGAGGGTTCGGAATCGGCTTGTGGGTGGTGCGCAACGTGTGTGCGGCGATGGGAGGCTCAATCACTGTCGACAGTATGGTTGGCGGCGGTGCCGCATTTGCTGTCACGCTTCCCCGACGTCCGCAGAGGGACCAGCGCCATGAGGTGACCGCGTGAACGACCAATCCACGGGGCAAAGGCGACGTCCAACAGGGATCGCAGGTCTCGACCGCATCCTTGAAGGTGGGCTGTTGGAAGCCGGCGTCTACATCGTCCAGGGGCCTCCGGGTGCTGGCAAGACGATCTTGGCCAACCAGCTGTGTTTTCATCACGCGTCCGAGGGTGGGCGGGCTGTCTACATTACCCTGCTTGCCGAGTCGCACTCGCGAATGTTCGGCCATTTGCGCCGCATGCAGTTCTTCGACGAGACACGCATCCCCGACTCCGTGTACTACGTGGGTGGCTTCAGCACGCTCGAAGCGGAAGGCCTGGGTGGGCTGGTCACACTGGTTCGTGGCATCGTGGCGAAGAAGTCTGCAGGGCTGGCCATCATCGACGGTCTCGTGTCCGCCGCGGAAACAGCGTCGTCGGACCGTGAGTTCAGGAAGTTCCTACACGACCTGCAAATACTGGCCGACCTCGCGCGATGCGTAGTCGTTCTCCTGACCAACGCGGAGCGAAAGAGCGGCTTCTTTCCGGAGCACACCATGGTGGACGGGGTGCTCCACCTGACCGATGAATTGTCGGAGCTGCGCCCGCTTCGCCACATCCGCGTTCTCAAGCTGCGCGGCAGCAATCCTGTGCGAGGACTGCATTCAGTTCGTATCTCCGACCGGGGATTGGAGGTGCGTCCCCGCCTGGAGACGCGACTCAGTGCTGCTCCGGTCACGGAGGCACGTGTTGCCTCAGGTGCGAAAGTGGCATTTGGTGTTCCAGAGCTCGACAGGATGTTGCGCGGTGGTGTACGCAGCGGCTCGATCACCATGTTGCTCGGGTCGTCAGGCAGCGGCAAAACCGTGTTTGGCATGCAGTTTCTCGCCGAAGGTGTGAGGCGAGGCGAACGTGGTTTGTTCTTCGGGTTCTTCGAGCACCCAGACGCGATCCTCGCGAAGTGCCAGCGGATTGGCATCAACGGCATCAAGGAGGGGGTCGACAAGGGACTCGCGCGCGTCATGTGGCAGCGGCCCATCGAGGGAGTGATCGACGAGATCGGCGACAACCTTTTCGAGGCGGTTCGCACGCTCGACCCACAGCGTATCGTCATTGACGGGATGCAGGGGTTCGAACGCGCGACCGATCTACCCGAGCGCCTGTCGGACGTCTACGGCGCGATCGCGCAGGAGTTGGAGCGCAGGCAGGTGACGACGCTTTACACGACCGAGACCCGCGGCCTATTCGAAAGCGCCATCCATGTGCCGATCAATGGGCTGTCGGCAGCCACGCAGAACATCATTCTGCTCCGCCACGTCGAGCACCGCGCGGCGATACTGCGTGCACTCGCCATCTTGAAGGTAAGAGATGACGATTACGACCCAAAGATGCGCGAGATCAGGATCACGGATGATGGGATCGATCTCCTGGATACGTTCGCGCACGCCTCGCACTTGATGTCGGGCGGGGGCCTTGCTCATAGCGAACCGCCGACACCGGACCGGACGTAGGAACGCGATGGCCGTGACGCCTTCCATTCTGATCGTTGAGGACGAATACGGTCTCGCCGAACTGTTGCGCGACGTGTTGACCGAGCTCGGCTTCCAGGTCACGCTCGCGGCCAACGGACGGCTCGCCCTCGACGTGCTGCGTGAACGGCCGATTCATCTTGTGTTGACGGACACGATGATGCCTGTGATGGATGGCCCAGAGCTAGCACAGGCCATGCGCGCAGATGAGCGACATCGCGGTATTCCGATCGTCATGATGACGTCTCTCCGATCGGCTGTTCCGTCGACGCCGGGTCTGTACGAGGCCGTGCTTGCCAAGCCGTTTACGCCAGAAGCCCTGCTGAATGTTCTCGACCGGTTCGTAAGTCGTGCAGTGTGAACGGCACCGGCCCTCCTACCGATCCTTCCGAGTCAACGGAGCGGTAGGCGAGCCGTGCTCGCCGCGCTGCGGCGACGCATTGCGATCCGCTACGACTGCTCTGCTACCCAAACCCAGGGAAGAATCGACGGCACGAAGGCCGCATCCGGTCGGGAGCGCCGGCCCTGAGACCCTTCGACGGCCGGGCCCGTCTTCCCGGTGTCAGCGTCGGGCGAGTCCAGTCCGGAGTCGCCACCGGCCACGACTTGTGCGGGCACGCATTACCTCCGGAATTGCGGCTCGGCGTTTGCA includes:
- a CDS encoding ATP-binding protein — its product is MISDDLASTVDAGMAAAFTTNADGRIDSWSHEAAALFDESVEDAIGRHLSTLFALDTSSKNCSSDTGSGGAPLRWFARRNGTRFEGRYRTLELRDTTSVVGHVHLVDARPHADTRDSVADSDQLKYSEEARLGLLRRLVIAQEAERRRIARDLHDHLGQQLTSLRLQIEALRHATTALPTAQAMLTQADALLSHLDRDIDFLSWELRPAALDDLGLKAVLENYVSEWARHADVPARFHAEGVAEDRIAPEIEATLYRIAQEALNNVAKHAHARSVGVVLEQRGSTMSLLVEDDGIGCEASAASSTMIGLLSMRERATVVGGTLDIEPTAGGGTTILARVPLRLTDSDPFDITSTPLPSCGDSTEFEHGGLRGSLLAPRSVDRLQELQRAVAARDEFIATVAHELRNPIAPLMFQVRLSIDRAEQMDRAGESVSADWARQQLRRIEQRLHRLLETLDRLLDVSRLSSGRIDLEPDNVDLVECVRDVLASFEAECAVARCEIRAIMPATVTGWWDRLRLDQICRNLVSNAIRFGAGRAIHVTVDADEDTAILTVRDHGIGIPQDKQDVIFERFERGPDARRSGGFGIGLWVVRNVCAAMGGSITVDSMVGGGAAFAVTLPRRPQRDQRHEVTA
- a CDS encoding ATPase domain-containing protein, which translates into the protein MNDQSTGQRRRPTGIAGLDRILEGGLLEAGVYIVQGPPGAGKTILANQLCFHHASEGGRAVYITLLAESHSRMFGHLRRMQFFDETRIPDSVYYVGGFSTLEAEGLGGLVTLVRGIVAKKSAGLAIIDGLVSAAETASSDREFRKFLHDLQILADLARCVVVLLTNAERKSGFFPEHTMVDGVLHLTDELSELRPLRHIRVLKLRGSNPVRGLHSVRISDRGLEVRPRLETRLSAAPVTEARVASGAKVAFGVPELDRMLRGGVRSGSITMLLGSSGSGKTVFGMQFLAEGVRRGERGLFFGFFEHPDAILAKCQRIGINGIKEGVDKGLARVMWQRPIEGVIDEIGDNLFEAVRTLDPQRIVIDGMQGFERATDLPERLSDVYGAIAQELERRQVTTLYTTETRGLFESAIHVPINGLSAATQNIILLRHVEHRAAILRALAILKVRDDDYDPKMREIRITDDGIDLLDTFAHASHLMSGGGLAHSEPPTPDRT
- a CDS encoding response regulator, whose protein sequence is MAVTPSILIVEDEYGLAELLRDVLTELGFQVTLAANGRLALDVLRERPIHLVLTDTMMPVMDGPELAQAMRADERHRGIPIVMMTSLRSAVPSTPGLYEAVLAKPFTPEALLNVLDRFVSRAV